One stretch of Amycolatopsis sp. NBC_00345 DNA includes these proteins:
- a CDS encoding NAD(P)-dependent alcohol dehydrogenase — MRVKAAVVREAGQPFQIEELELDDPRAGEVLVKIHSTGVCHTDIGVRNQWLPVPLPLVLGHEGAGVVEAVGPGVTKVEPGDKVLLTFASCHRCRMCLRGDPAYCEQFVVSNVAGSRPDGTNALHGEGDVHGFFFSQSSFATHSIAVESNVVKLGPDADLSIVGPLGCGIQTGAGTVLNRLRPETGSSLAVFGAGAVGIAAVMAARAAGCTKVIAVDLVPDRLALAEELGATHSVDASAKDPVEEIQRITGRGADFTVDTTAVTAVVRQAVSALAPKGTCAVLGFGQAGTEIQVDMLELLMTGRTITGVTEGDARPDDFIPRLLELHAQGRFPFDRLITSYDFADINAACADSEAGKAVKPVLRLV; from the coding sequence ATGCGTGTCAAGGCCGCGGTCGTGCGTGAAGCCGGTCAGCCGTTCCAGATCGAGGAGCTGGAGCTCGACGATCCCCGGGCCGGCGAGGTCCTGGTCAAGATCCACTCCACCGGTGTCTGCCACACCGACATCGGCGTCCGCAACCAGTGGCTGCCGGTGCCGCTGCCGCTGGTGCTGGGCCACGAGGGCGCCGGGGTGGTCGAGGCGGTCGGCCCGGGCGTCACCAAGGTCGAGCCGGGCGACAAGGTCCTGCTGACCTTCGCCTCGTGTCACCGCTGCCGGATGTGCCTGCGCGGCGATCCGGCCTACTGCGAGCAGTTCGTCGTCAGCAACGTCGCGGGCTCCCGCCCGGACGGCACCAACGCGCTGCACGGCGAGGGCGACGTGCACGGCTTCTTCTTCAGCCAGTCCTCGTTCGCTACGCACTCGATCGCGGTCGAGAGCAACGTCGTCAAGCTGGGCCCGGACGCCGACCTGTCGATCGTGGGCCCCCTGGGCTGCGGCATCCAGACCGGTGCCGGCACGGTGCTCAACCGGCTCCGTCCCGAAACCGGGTCCAGCCTCGCCGTGTTCGGCGCGGGCGCCGTCGGCATCGCCGCGGTCATGGCCGCCCGCGCGGCCGGGTGCACCAAGGTGATCGCCGTGGACCTGGTGCCGGACCGGCTGGCGCTGGCCGAGGAGCTGGGCGCCACGCACAGCGTCGACGCGTCCGCCAAGGACCCGGTCGAGGAGATCCAGCGGATCACCGGACGGGGGGCCGACTTCACCGTCGACACCACCGCCGTCACTGCGGTAGTCCGTCAGGCGGTCAGCGCCCTGGCGCCCAAGGGCACCTGCGCGGTGCTCGGTTTCGGCCAGGCGGGCACCGAGATCCAGGTCGACATGCTGGAACTGCTGATGACCGGCCGCACCATCACCGGCGTGACCGAGGGCGACGCCCGGCCCGACGACTTCATCCCGCGGCTGCTGGAACTGCACGCGCAGGGGCGGTTCCCGTTCGACCGGCTGATCACGAGCTACGACTTCGCCGACATCAACGCGGCCTGCGCGGATTCCGAGGCGGGCAAGGCCGTCAAACCGGTCCTGCGACTGGTCTGA
- a CDS encoding cytochrome P450, which translates to MTVDDGVITKLVEHFSLHDRDCQKHQDEIFTKMRTEFPVAHSVEHGGFYAVSRYRDVYEAAHKPELFSSFPVTIPPFGNPTPMIPIESDPPMHRKYRTLVGARFSPKSVEALEPHMREMVRTIIDGLVGKKDADLAKEVAIPLPLRGILELYLGVPEKDWEKLKDEFLYMLQPDPESTDEDNLERSMAAGLNCTMYFAEMLDQLRTNGYGDDLISHLDQAELDGERLTDDEIYGFCLVLVPAGFDTTASVLSRLLLMFAEKPEVRDRLEQIVDDPEKLDLAVEELIRFMPPQPGVARNVAQPCEFAGQQLDEGDRLLLLWPAANRDPEEFPDPDELVFDRQPNRHLGFGSGIHRCLGSHLARLELKTLLREFLHRVPRYRVAPGKEAVWHTGNTWGVKTVPVVFDEWPEQ; encoded by the coding sequence GTGACTGTCGACGACGGCGTCATCACGAAGCTGGTCGAACACTTCAGCCTGCACGACCGCGACTGCCAGAAGCACCAGGACGAGATCTTCACGAAGATGCGCACCGAATTCCCGGTCGCGCACAGCGTCGAACACGGTGGCTTCTACGCGGTTTCGCGCTACCGCGACGTTTACGAGGCCGCGCACAAACCGGAGCTGTTCTCCTCGTTCCCGGTCACCATCCCGCCGTTCGGCAATCCGACCCCGATGATCCCGATCGAGTCCGACCCGCCGATGCACCGCAAGTACCGGACCCTGGTGGGCGCCCGGTTCAGCCCCAAGTCGGTGGAGGCGCTGGAACCGCACATGCGGGAGATGGTCCGCACGATCATCGACGGCCTGGTCGGCAAGAAGGACGCCGACCTGGCGAAGGAGGTGGCGATCCCCCTTCCGTTGCGCGGCATTCTCGAGCTGTACCTCGGCGTGCCTGAAAAGGATTGGGAAAAGCTCAAGGACGAGTTCCTGTACATGCTCCAGCCCGATCCCGAGTCGACCGACGAGGACAACCTGGAACGGTCGATGGCGGCGGGCCTCAACTGCACCATGTACTTCGCCGAGATGCTCGATCAGCTGCGCACCAACGGCTACGGCGACGACCTGATCAGCCATCTCGACCAGGCCGAGCTGGACGGGGAACGGCTCACCGACGACGAGATCTACGGGTTCTGCCTGGTGCTGGTGCCAGCGGGCTTCGACACGACCGCCAGCGTGCTGAGCCGGCTGCTGCTGATGTTCGCCGAGAAGCCCGAGGTACGCGACCGGCTGGAGCAGATCGTCGACGACCCGGAGAAGCTGGACCTCGCCGTCGAGGAGCTGATCCGGTTCATGCCGCCGCAGCCCGGCGTGGCGCGGAACGTGGCCCAGCCGTGCGAGTTCGCCGGGCAGCAGCTGGACGAGGGCGACCGGCTCCTGCTGCTGTGGCCCGCGGCCAACCGGGACCCGGAGGAGTTCCCGGACCCGGACGAGCTGGTCTTCGATCGCCAGCCCAACCGTCACCTCGGGTTCGGCTCCGGGATCCACCGGTGCCTCGGTTCGCACCTGGCGCGGCTGGAGCTGAAGACCCTGCTGCGGGAGTTCCTGCACCGTGTCCCGCGCTACCGGGTCGCGCCCGGCAAAGAGGCCGTCTGGCACACCGGCAACACATGGGGTGTGAAAACGGTGCCGGTGGTGTTCGACGAATGGCCGGAGCAGTGA